The following nucleotide sequence is from Candidatus Eisenbacteria bacterium.
CATCCCCACGTACAACGAGAAGGAGAACCTGGAGCGTCTTCTCCCGGAGGTTCTCGCCGTCTCCGAGGGGGTCGAGGTGCTCGTGGTGGACGACAGCTCCCCCGACGGCACCGCCGATGTGGTTCGCGCCATGGCGGAGAGGATTCCCCGCGTGCACCTGCTGGAGCGTCCCGGCAAGATGGGACTCGGCTCCGCCTACCGCGACGGGTTCCGCCGCGCACTCGACCTGGGCGCCGACCTCGTGATGGAGATGGACGCCGATTTTTCCCACGATCCCAAGTACATCCCCGACTTCCTCCGCGCCGCGCAGGTGGCGGACGTGGTGCTCGGCTCCCGCTACATGAACGGCGTGAACGTGATCAATTGGCCCATCTCACGGCTGATCCTCTCCTACGGCGCGAACCTGTACACGCGAATCGTTACGGGCATGCCGATTCTGGACGCCACGGGCGGGTTCAAATGTTTCCGTCGTGAAGTGTTGGAGAAGATCCGCTTCGAAACATCGCGCTCCGACGGGTACAGCTTTCAGATCGAGCTGAACTATCGATGCTGGCGCGCGAATTATCGGATCCGCGAGATCCCCATCGTGTTCGTGGATCGCCATTCCGGCTCGTCGAAGATGTCGAAGCGGATCATCTGGGAGGCGGTCTGGATGGTCTGGAGACTCCGCATGGG
It contains:
- a CDS encoding polyprenol monophosphomannose synthase, producing MKTVIVIPTYNEKENLERLLPEVLAVSEGVEVLVVDDSSPDGTADVVRAMAERIPRVHLLERPGKMGLGSAYRDGFRRALDLGADLVMEMDADFSHDPKYIPDFLRAAQVADVVLGSRYMNGVNVINWPISRLILSYGANLYTRIVTGMPILDATGGFKCFRREVLEKIRFETSRSDGYSFQIELNYRCWRANYRIREIPIVFVDRHSGSSKMSKRIIWEAVWMVWRLRMGGLRRGEGRP